One genomic region from Curtobacterium sp. 9128 encodes:
- a CDS encoding ABC transporter permease: protein MTYFLRKIGFYVVALWAALTLNFIIPRLLPGNPVDILLAKLQQRGGQVTPATRQAYELLLGGDSSEPIIVQYGRYLGNVFRGDLGVSVSYFPAPVTEVIASSLPWTIALVGIATILAAVIGVGLGAFVGWKPGTWLDSFVPATTLLAAVPYFWLALILVYFFATGMHLFPAQGGYDVVLTPGFNLEFIGSAIKYGVLPAATIVLASLGGWLLGMRNMMVSTLSEDYITTAQAKGLSDGKILRNYAARNAVLPSVAGFAISLGFIVSGSVVTEQVFSYPGIGSKLLSAVTNNDYALMQGIFLFITLAVLGANLVVDLLYGIIDPRTRARS, encoded by the coding sequence ATGACCTACTTCCTGCGCAAGATCGGCTTCTACGTCGTCGCACTCTGGGCGGCACTGACGCTGAACTTCATCATCCCCAGGCTCCTGCCGGGGAACCCGGTGGACATCCTGCTCGCCAAGCTCCAGCAGCGCGGCGGACAGGTGACCCCGGCGACCCGGCAGGCGTACGAGCTGCTCCTCGGTGGCGATTCCTCGGAACCGATCATCGTCCAGTACGGCCGCTACCTCGGCAACGTGTTCCGCGGTGACCTCGGCGTGTCCGTCAGCTACTTCCCGGCACCCGTCACCGAGGTCATCGCGAGCTCGCTGCCGTGGACCATCGCCCTCGTCGGCATCGCCACGATCCTCGCCGCGGTCATCGGCGTCGGCCTCGGTGCCTTCGTCGGGTGGAAGCCCGGCACCTGGCTCGACTCGTTCGTGCCGGCGACCACCCTGCTCGCCGCCGTGCCCTACTTCTGGCTCGCCCTGATCCTGGTGTACTTCTTCGCCACCGGCATGCACCTGTTCCCGGCGCAGGGCGGCTACGACGTCGTCCTGACCCCTGGGTTCAACCTGGAGTTCATCGGGTCGGCGATCAAGTACGGCGTGCTGCCCGCCGCGACGATCGTGCTCGCGTCCCTCGGCGGCTGGCTGCTCGGGATGCGCAACATGATGGTGTCGACCCTCTCCGAGGACTACATCACCACCGCGCAGGCGAAGGGCCTGTCCGACGGCAAGATCCTGCGGAACTACGCCGCCAGGAACGCCGTGCTGCCCTCCGTCGCCGGGTTCGCGATCTCCCTCGGGTTCATCGTCTCCGGGTCGGTCGTCACCGAGCAGGTGTTCTCGTACCCGGGCATCGGATCGAAGCTCCTGTCCGCCGTGACGAACAACGACTACGCGCTCATGCAGGGGATCTTCCTGTTCATCACCCTGGCGGTCCTCGGCGCGAACCTCGTCGTCGACCTGCTGTACGGGATCATCGACCCCCGCACGCGGGCACGGAGCTAG
- a CDS encoding ABC transporter permease — translation MTNIQEETEPTIGALAEEADTTTSIATRRQAKGGIRRFLPALTPWLVTGIVLVAGVTLFGVIGPLLVGDPTTIRDSGLQPPSAENVLGTTQTGQDVLAQLAYATRGSLQIGLIVGLLATVLSAFFGILGAYLGGIMDEAFSLFSNVFLVIPGLPLVIVISGLVPREARGLWTIAVVLAITSWAGSARVLRAQTMSIRNRDYVSAARVAGERPWRVIAVEILPNLLPVLASQFVFAVIAAILGEAGLSFLGLGASNSSTLGTMLFYAQNGFALANGAWWWFVPPGLLIALLGMGLSLVNFSIDEVINPRLANVRAQRRRERALRRLKGAKR, via the coding sequence ATGACCAACATCCAGGAAGAGACCGAACCGACCATCGGGGCGCTCGCCGAGGAAGCGGACACCACCACGTCGATCGCCACCCGGCGGCAGGCCAAGGGCGGCATCCGTCGGTTCCTCCCCGCGCTCACGCCGTGGCTCGTCACCGGCATCGTCCTCGTCGCCGGCGTCACGCTGTTCGGCGTCATCGGGCCGCTGCTCGTCGGCGACCCGACCACCATCCGCGACTCGGGCCTGCAGCCGCCGAGCGCCGAGAACGTCCTCGGCACCACCCAGACCGGCCAGGACGTCCTCGCCCAGCTCGCCTACGCCACCCGCGGGAGCCTGCAGATCGGGCTGATCGTGGGGCTCCTCGCCACCGTGCTCTCCGCGTTCTTCGGGATCCTCGGCGCGTACCTCGGCGGGATCATGGACGAGGCGTTCTCGCTGTTCTCGAACGTGTTCCTCGTGATCCCCGGTCTGCCGCTCGTCATCGTGATCTCCGGGCTCGTCCCGCGTGAGGCACGCGGGCTCTGGACCATCGCCGTCGTCCTCGCGATCACGTCGTGGGCGGGGTCGGCGCGGGTCCTCCGCGCCCAGACGATGTCGATCCGCAACCGCGACTACGTCTCGGCGGCACGGGTCGCCGGCGAACGGCCGTGGCGGGTGATCGCGGTCGAGATCCTGCCGAACCTGCTGCCCGTGCTGGCGTCGCAGTTCGTGTTCGCGGTCATCGCGGCGATCCTCGGGGAAGCCGGGCTGTCGTTCCTGGGGCTCGGAGCGTCGAACTCCTCGACGCTCGGCACGATGCTCTTCTACGCGCAGAACGGCTTCGCGCTGGCCAACGGCGCCTGGTGGTGGTTCGTGCCGCCCGGGTTGTTGATCGCGCTGCTCGGCATGGGCCTGTCGCTCGTGAACTTCTCGATCGACGAGGTCATCAACCCCCGCCTGGCGAACGTGCGGGCACAGCGTCGCCGGGAACGCGCCCTGCGTCGTCTGAAGGGAGCGAAGCGATGA
- a CDS encoding ABC transporter ATP-binding protein has translation MTAVLTIDHLNVVYETEHPVHAVKDVSLTLAPGEILGLAGESGCGKTTLAYAITRLHRPPAKVASGSITFHDRDGTDIDLLGLPHEQLRAVRWSKLSMVFQGAMNALNPVTTIRAQLDDALVEHRKGLSRKERRAIAEDALSRVGVDPSRITAYPHELSGGMRQRVMIAMAMLLEPQIMIMDEPTTALDVVVQREILREIVRLRDELGFAVVFITHDLPLLLEISDRIAIMLRGEVVECDRATVIQHDPQHPYTKRLLQSFPSLSGERGAFIRSGVDEETLA, from the coding sequence ATGACCGCCGTCCTGACCATCGACCATCTCAACGTGGTCTACGAGACCGAACACCCCGTGCACGCCGTGAAGGACGTCTCCCTGACGCTCGCACCCGGCGAGATCCTGGGACTCGCGGGGGAGTCCGGGTGCGGGAAGACCACGCTCGCCTACGCCATCACCCGGCTGCACCGACCGCCGGCGAAGGTCGCGTCGGGGAGCATCACGTTCCACGATCGGGACGGCACCGACATCGACCTGCTCGGGTTGCCGCACGAGCAGCTCCGGGCGGTGCGGTGGTCGAAGCTGTCGATGGTGTTCCAGGGTGCGATGAACGCGCTCAACCCCGTCACGACCATCCGTGCGCAGCTCGACGACGCGCTCGTCGAGCACCGGAAGGGGCTCTCCCGCAAGGAGCGCCGGGCCATCGCCGAGGACGCGCTCAGCCGTGTCGGCGTGGACCCGTCGCGCATCACCGCGTACCCGCACGAGCTCTCCGGGGGCATGCGGCAGCGTGTGATGATCGCGATGGCGATGCTGCTCGAGCCGCAGATCATGATCATGGACGAACCGACGACCGCGCTCGACGTGGTCGTCCAGCGGGAGATCCTCCGGGAGATCGTGCGGCTGCGGGACGAGCTCGGGTTCGCCGTGGTGTTCATCACGCACGACCTGCCGCTGCTGCTCGAGATCAGCGACCGGATCGCGATCATGCTCCGCGGTGAGGTCGTCGAGTGCGACCGGGCGACGGTGATCCAGCACGACCCGCAGCACCCCTACACGAAGCGGCTGCTGCAGTCGTTCCCGAGCCTGTCCGGGGAGCGCGGCGCGTTCATCCGCAGCGGCGTCGATGAGGAGACCCTCGCATGA
- a CDS encoding ATP-binding cassette domain-containing protein: MTSVTVSHLGKDFHTRKGLKRTTLRAVDDVSFELLPGRTVALVGESGSGKSTIARMLAKLESTTRGSIDVRLEDGTPVVGSMYRRHVQMVFQDPFASLNPFHSIEHHIARPLQLHHRARGAAETADRVRELLGRVNLDEDFATRRPHELSGGQRQRVAIARALAPGAQVLVADEPVSMLDVSIRLSVLNLMGRLQREDHLAVLYITHDLATARHFSDEILVLYRGRVVERGPSDAVILDPHHDYTRLLAEAAPDPERGERRVTAGAPLDRSTIDNTTCYDHTVGAWVSSEPAPVGAR, translated from the coding sequence ATGACCAGCGTCACCGTCAGCCACCTCGGCAAGGACTTCCACACCCGCAAGGGCCTGAAGCGCACCACGCTGCGGGCCGTCGACGACGTGTCGTTCGAGCTGCTCCCCGGGCGCACCGTCGCACTCGTCGGGGAGTCCGGGTCGGGGAAGTCCACCATCGCCAGGATGCTCGCCAAGCTCGAGTCCACCACGCGCGGGTCGATCGACGTCCGGCTCGAGGACGGCACGCCCGTCGTCGGCAGCATGTACCGCCGGCACGTGCAGATGGTGTTCCAGGACCCCTTCGCCTCGCTCAACCCGTTCCACTCGATCGAGCACCACATCGCCCGTCCGCTCCAGCTGCACCACCGCGCCCGTGGAGCCGCCGAGACCGCCGACCGGGTCCGTGAACTGCTCGGGCGCGTGAACCTGGACGAGGACTTCGCCACCAGACGCCCGCACGAGCTCTCCGGCGGGCAGCGGCAGCGCGTCGCGATCGCCCGGGCGCTGGCACCAGGGGCGCAGGTGCTCGTCGCCGACGAACCCGTGTCGATGCTCGACGTGTCGATCCGGCTCAGCGTCCTCAACCTGATGGGGCGGCTGCAGCGCGAGGACCACCTCGCCGTGCTGTACATCACGCACGACCTGGCGACCGCGCGGCACTTCTCCGACGAGATCCTGGTGCTCTACCGCGGCCGGGTCGTCGAGCGGGGGCCGTCCGACGCCGTGATCCTCGATCCGCACCACGACTACACGCGGCTCCTCGCCGAGGCCGCCCCCGACCCGGAGCGCGGCGAGCGACGGGTCACGGCGGGTGCGCCGCTCGACCGCTCCACGATCGACAACACCACCTGCTACGACCACACCGTCGGCGCGTGGGTGTCGAGCGAGCCGGCGCCGGTCGGGGCTCGATGA
- a CDS encoding glycoside hydrolase family 36 protein — translation MGVERAGAGRGSMSADTVDWVTAGFRARFLLAPDRPAALVSFLPTGGVLADGGPGPADLDDPQPLVELTTIGHGRFPGGYRHVDTTIGARLRPVSHHVQADGTDLWFRILQEDAATGLQVESVFRARDGVAAFRTWTEVSALGDREHVVDAVSSFATGAFLTDSGRTVDDLSLVHADNDWAAESRWRTDALRDIGLARIDREAQHHPPRSRAVVQNRGSWSTGEALPIGVLQTDRYALVWQIEHNGPWLYELGETRRHAYVLLSGPTDQEHQWTATVASGRPFVSVPVSVGIAASVDGAFEVLTAHRRAIRTVRAADEALPLVFNDYMNTLMGDPTTAKLLPLIDAAAEAGADLFCIDAGWYAEGHWWDSVGEWLPAATRFPDGLGAVVDHIRSRGMQAGLWLEPEVIGIHSLLATTLPDSAFVQHHGVRVAEHGRHLLDLRSPDARAHLDEVVDRLVGDLGVTFFKMDDNTMTGPWEGSVDGGRALLDWLDDVQARYPALLIENCASGAMRADFAMLSRLHMQSTSDQQDPVLSASIAAAAPAAMLPEQAGNWAYPAPSMSPDRFTLSLVNGVLGRMYLSGHLNEMSPSQRAVVSEAIAAQRAVLSVITTAMPVWPLGLPAWEDTWIALGLRAASGELYLSVWSLPGAPDAVTLPLDGFLGRDVVVESLFPVEVAPWVPSWDREEGVLRLTNGGATPTARVFRIRPAAG, via the coding sequence GTGGGTGTCGAGCGAGCCGGCGCCGGTCGGGGCTCGATGAGCGCGGACACCGTCGACTGGGTCACTGCCGGGTTCCGCGCGAGGTTCCTGCTCGCGCCGGACCGTCCCGCCGCCCTCGTCTCGTTCCTGCCGACCGGCGGAGTCCTTGCCGATGGCGGACCCGGCCCCGCCGATCTCGACGACCCGCAACCCCTCGTCGAGCTGACCACCATCGGCCACGGGCGGTTCCCCGGTGGGTACCGGCACGTGGACACCACGATCGGGGCGCGACTCCGCCCCGTCTCGCACCACGTGCAGGCGGACGGGACCGACCTGTGGTTCCGGATCCTGCAGGAGGACGCGGCCACGGGCCTCCAGGTCGAGTCGGTGTTCCGGGCCCGCGACGGCGTCGCGGCCTTCCGGACCTGGACCGAGGTCTCCGCGCTCGGCGACCGCGAGCACGTCGTGGACGCGGTGTCCTCGTTCGCGACCGGAGCGTTCTTGACCGACTCGGGTCGCACCGTCGACGACCTGTCGCTGGTGCACGCCGACAACGACTGGGCCGCCGAGAGCCGGTGGCGGACCGACGCCCTGCGGGACATCGGGCTCGCCCGGATCGACCGGGAGGCGCAGCACCACCCGCCCAGGAGCCGCGCCGTCGTGCAGAACCGCGGATCGTGGTCCACGGGGGAGGCGCTCCCGATCGGTGTGCTGCAGACCGACCGGTACGCGCTCGTCTGGCAGATCGAGCACAACGGGCCGTGGCTGTACGAGCTCGGGGAGACCCGGCGTCACGCGTACGTGCTCCTCAGCGGACCCACCGATCAGGAACACCAGTGGACGGCAACCGTCGCATCGGGACGCCCGTTCGTGTCCGTGCCGGTGTCCGTCGGCATCGCGGCGTCCGTCGACGGCGCGTTCGAGGTGCTCACCGCGCACCGCCGAGCGATCCGGACCGTGCGTGCCGCCGACGAGGCGCTGCCGCTCGTGTTCAACGACTACATGAACACGCTCATGGGCGACCCCACCACCGCGAAGCTGCTACCGCTCATCGACGCAGCGGCCGAAGCCGGCGCTGACCTGTTCTGCATCGACGCCGGCTGGTACGCCGAAGGTCACTGGTGGGACAGCGTCGGGGAGTGGCTGCCGGCGGCGACCCGGTTCCCGGACGGACTCGGAGCCGTCGTCGACCACATCCGGTCGCGCGGCATGCAGGCGGGGCTCTGGCTCGAGCCCGAGGTCATCGGCATCCACTCGCTCCTCGCGACGACCCTGCCCGACAGCGCCTTCGTGCAGCACCACGGCGTCCGCGTCGCCGAACACGGGCGGCACCTGCTCGACCTGCGCTCACCGGACGCCCGGGCGCACCTCGACGAGGTCGTCGACCGGCTCGTCGGGGACCTCGGTGTGACGTTCTTCAAGATGGACGACAACACGATGACCGGGCCTTGGGAGGGCAGCGTCGACGGCGGGCGTGCACTGCTCGACTGGCTCGACGACGTGCAGGCCCGGTACCCGGCGCTGCTCATCGAGAACTGCGCATCGGGAGCGATGCGCGCCGACTTCGCGATGCTGTCCCGGCTGCACATGCAGTCCACCTCGGACCAGCAGGACCCGGTGCTGTCCGCGTCGATCGCTGCCGCTGCACCCGCGGCGATGCTCCCCGAGCAGGCCGGGAACTGGGCGTACCCGGCTCCGTCGATGTCACCAGACCGCTTCACGCTGTCGCTCGTCAACGGGGTGCTCGGACGGATGTACCTGTCCGGCCACCTCAACGAGATGTCGCCGTCGCAGCGCGCGGTGGTGTCCGAGGCGATCGCGGCGCAGCGGGCCGTGCTGTCCGTGATCACGACCGCGATGCCCGTCTGGCCGCTCGGGCTGCCCGCGTGGGAGGACACCTGGATCGCGCTCGGGCTCCGCGCGGCGTCCGGCGAGCTGTACCTCTCGGTGTGGTCGTTGCCTGGTGCGCCGGACGCGGTGACGCTGCCGCTCGACGGGTTCCTCGGGCGGGACGTCGTCGTCGAGTCGCTGTTCCCCGTCGAGGTGGCACCGTGGGTGCCCTCCTGGGATCGGGAGGAGGGGGTCCTCCGTCTCACCAACGGCGGTGCCACCCCGACGGCGCGGGTGTTCCGCATCCGGCCTGCGGCCGGCTGA
- a CDS encoding excinuclease ABC subunit UvrA, with product MPAPHARPTPSTATDGMIRVRGARENNLQSVDVDVPRDRIVAFTGISGSGKSSLAFGTIFAEAQRRFLESVAPYARRLIAQGSTPHVESITGLPPAVALQQRRGAPSSRSTVGTLTTLSNSTRMLYSRAGTYPPGAERLESDSFSPNTVAGACPRCHGLGTAHEVTEASAVHDPSLSIRDGAITAWPGAWQGKNLRDVTAVLGYDIDRPWRELSREDRDWLLFTEEQPVVEVHPQRDRIAKPYKGRFWSARQFVLHTLADSQSETQRKKVLQFVESGPCTLCGGTGLTQAALAVTFGGKTIAELHALPLTALAEVLRPVAELTDAAPATSRASSGERTEVAVAIAKDLLTRVEVLTGLGLGYLGLDRATPTLSPGEMQRLRIATQLRSGLFGVVYVLDEPSAGLHPADVEPLVEVLDGLRAGGNSVFVVEHDMSIVRQADWIVDVGPGAGASGGTVLYSGPVPGLASVEESVTRRYLQPRPPVEREPRTATGTLELRDVTRHNLRGLDVDLPLGVLTAITGVSGSGKSSLVGGVLPSVALSHPGIDRVVEVDQKAIGRTPRSNLATYTGLFDAVRAAFASTDEAKARGWTAGRFSFNVVGGRCEVCQGEGSVSVELLFLPGSWAPCPECHGTRYTAETLEVRWHDATIADVLAMTVEDAASFLASLPVASRALETLRQVGLGYLRLGQPAPELSGGEAQRIKLATELQRARSGHTLYLLDEPTTGLHPADVELLTTQLLRLVDAGNTVVVVEHAMNVVAAADHVIDMGPSGGDEGGQVVAAGTPAEVAQSAESRTARWLRAELGA from the coding sequence ATGCCCGCCCCGCACGCACGACCCACCCCGTCCACCGCGACCGACGGCATGATCCGCGTCCGCGGTGCCCGCGAGAACAACCTCCAGAGCGTCGACGTGGACGTGCCCCGCGACCGGATCGTCGCGTTCACCGGGATCTCCGGCTCGGGGAAGTCGTCGCTCGCCTTCGGGACGATCTTCGCCGAGGCGCAGCGTCGCTTCCTGGAGTCCGTCGCGCCGTACGCGCGGCGGCTCATCGCGCAGGGGTCGACGCCGCACGTGGAGTCCATCACGGGTCTCCCGCCGGCGGTGGCACTGCAGCAGCGCCGCGGCGCCCCGAGCTCCCGGTCGACGGTGGGCACGCTGACGACCCTGTCGAACTCGACCCGGATGCTCTACTCCCGCGCCGGCACGTACCCGCCGGGGGCGGAGCGGCTCGAGTCCGACTCCTTCTCCCCGAACACCGTCGCCGGGGCGTGCCCGCGGTGCCACGGGCTGGGCACCGCGCACGAGGTCACCGAGGCCTCGGCCGTGCACGATCCGTCGCTGAGCATCCGCGACGGGGCGATCACCGCGTGGCCCGGTGCGTGGCAGGGCAAGAACCTCCGCGACGTGACGGCGGTCCTCGGGTACGACATCGACCGGCCGTGGCGCGAGCTGTCCCGCGAGGACCGCGACTGGCTGCTGTTCACCGAGGAGCAGCCCGTCGTCGAGGTGCACCCGCAGCGCGACCGGATCGCGAAGCCCTACAAGGGACGGTTCTGGAGCGCACGGCAGTTCGTGCTGCACACGCTCGCCGACTCGCAGAGCGAGACGCAGCGGAAGAAGGTGCTGCAGTTCGTCGAGTCCGGACCGTGCACGCTGTGCGGCGGGACCGGGCTGACGCAGGCGGCGCTCGCGGTGACGTTCGGCGGGAAGACGATCGCCGAGCTGCACGCACTCCCCCTCACCGCACTCGCCGAGGTGCTCCGACCCGTCGCCGAGCTCACGGATGCGGCGCCGGCGACGTCTCGCGCCTCGTCGGGTGAGCGCACCGAGGTCGCCGTCGCGATCGCGAAGGACCTGCTGACCCGGGTCGAGGTGCTCACCGGGCTCGGCCTCGGGTACCTCGGGCTCGACCGGGCGACGCCGACGCTCTCCCCCGGCGAGATGCAGCGGCTCCGCATCGCCACGCAGCTCAGGTCGGGGCTCTTCGGCGTCGTCTACGTGCTCGACGAGCCGAGTGCCGGTCTGCACCCGGCCGACGTCGAGCCGCTCGTCGAGGTCCTCGACGGCCTCCGCGCCGGCGGCAACAGCGTCTTCGTCGTGGAGCACGACATGAGCATCGTGCGGCAGGCCGACTGGATCGTGGACGTCGGCCCGGGTGCCGGGGCGTCGGGCGGGACGGTGCTGTACAGCGGGCCGGTGCCTGGGCTCGCCTCCGTGGAGGAATCCGTCACCCGCCGCTACCTGCAGCCGCGACCGCCCGTCGAACGCGAGCCGCGGACCGCGACCGGCACGCTCGAGCTCCGGGACGTCACGCGGCACAACCTCCGCGGGCTCGACGTCGACCTGCCGCTCGGTGTCCTGACCGCGATCACGGGCGTGTCCGGGTCGGGCAAGTCGTCGCTCGTCGGCGGCGTCCTGCCGTCGGTCGCCCTGTCGCACCCGGGCATCGACCGGGTCGTCGAGGTCGACCAGAAGGCGATCGGCCGGACGCCCCGGTCGAACCTCGCCACCTACACCGGGCTGTTCGACGCGGTGCGCGCCGCGTTCGCCAGCACCGACGAGGCGAAGGCCCGCGGGTGGACCGCCGGCCGGTTCTCGTTCAACGTCGTCGGCGGCCGGTGCGAGGTGTGCCAGGGCGAGGGATCGGTGTCCGTGGAGCTGCTGTTCCTGCCGGGGAGCTGGGCCCCGTGCCCGGAGTGCCACGGGACGCGGTACACGGCCGAGACGCTCGAGGTCCGGTGGCACGACGCGACGATCGCGGACGTGCTCGCGATGACCGTCGAGGACGCGGCGTCGTTCCTCGCGTCGTTGCCGGTTGCCTCCCGCGCGCTGGAAACCCTCCGACAGGTCGGACTCGGGTACCTGCGCCTCGGCCAGCCGGCGCCGGAGCTGTCGGGCGGCGAGGCGCAGCGGATCAAGCTCGCGACCGAACTACAGCGGGCACGCTCCGGCCACACCCTGTACCTGCTCGACGAACCGACCACCGGGCTGCACCCCGCGGACGTCGAGCTCCTCACGACGCAGCTGCTCCGGCTCGTGGACGCCGGCAACACGGTCGTGGTGGTCGAACACGCGATGAACGTCGTCGCCGCGGCCGACCACGTCATCGACATGGGCCCGTCCGGCGGCGACGAGGGCGGCCAGGTCGTCGCCGCAGGCACCCCGGCGGAGGTCGCGCAGTCCGCGGAGAGCCGCACCGCACGCTGGCTCCGCGCCGAGCTCGGCGCCTGA
- a CDS encoding response regulator transcription factor, with amino-acid sequence MIRVVVADDHPIVRAGLVALLQDAGDVEVVGQAADGESAVSTVLAERPDVVLMDLRMPGIDGDAATAQILAAEPGIRVLILTTYESDDQILAAIEAGATGYLLKAAPESEILAGVRATARGETALAPSAAAALVRRATGAVPTGPSLTPRELDVLRLVAQGQSNPAIGRALFLSETTVKTHLGHVFEKLGVSDRTRAVTRAMELRIL; translated from the coding sequence GTGATCCGCGTCGTGGTGGCGGACGACCATCCGATCGTCCGCGCAGGGCTGGTCGCGCTCCTGCAGGACGCCGGAGACGTCGAGGTGGTCGGCCAGGCCGCCGACGGCGAGTCAGCGGTGTCGACGGTCCTCGCCGAGCGACCCGACGTCGTGCTGATGGACCTCCGGATGCCCGGGATCGACGGGGACGCTGCGACCGCACAGATCCTCGCCGCGGAGCCCGGGATCCGCGTGCTGATCCTCACGACGTACGAGTCCGACGACCAGATCCTCGCCGCGATCGAGGCCGGTGCCACCGGGTACCTGCTGAAGGCCGCTCCCGAGTCCGAGATCCTCGCCGGGGTACGGGCGACCGCGCGGGGCGAGACGGCGCTCGCTCCCTCGGCAGCAGCAGCACTGGTCCGCCGGGCGACCGGCGCCGTGCCGACCGGGCCATCGCTCACGCCCCGGGAGCTCGACGTGCTCCGGCTCGTCGCGCAGGGGCAGAGCAACCCGGCGATCGGTCGCGCGCTGTTCCTCAGCGAGACGACGGTGAAGACGCACCTCGGCCACGTGTTCGAGAAGCTCGGTGTGAGCGACCGCACCCGAGCGGTGACGCGCGCCATGGAGCTGCGCATCCTCTGA
- a CDS encoding sensor histidine kinase — protein sequence MGTTRMTGESWVRNRWLHAFFAATMALTAFITAYGWSPWSARWPAYAAIAVLVVAYAAFGHRGYDDPRAAAAFLPLLVAAALVLPAVAPSTAFVQCILFPLVWVQSERIRSAVLLSIAIGVASGIGLQVSSGAGALVSTLLIEGISVVGACAMGVWISSVAGLSEERRRLLDELRATQTSLAEANRTAGIASERERLAREIHDTVAQNLAGIVMLTERAQSDLASDRTDALEERLTVLEESARAALEESRVLIAAGAAGVTRDSLGGALHRLGERHTRETGTPVTVDAPDCALGRDSQVVLLRVAQEALGNVRAHARAASVHVALLPSPQQTVLRIADDGVGFDASDPTAGHGLRGLRERLALAGGSCRITSGPGRGTVVEASLPAGAAPSLPAVQHPAAEVTR from the coding sequence ATGGGCACAACGCGCATGACCGGTGAGTCCTGGGTGCGGAACCGGTGGCTGCACGCCTTCTTCGCCGCGACGATGGCCCTCACGGCGTTCATCACCGCCTACGGCTGGTCCCCGTGGAGCGCCCGCTGGCCCGCCTACGCCGCGATCGCCGTCCTGGTCGTCGCGTACGCCGCGTTCGGGCACCGCGGCTACGACGACCCTCGGGCAGCCGCGGCGTTCCTCCCCCTGCTCGTCGCCGCCGCGCTGGTCCTGCCCGCCGTCGCCCCGAGCACCGCGTTCGTCCAGTGCATCCTGTTCCCGCTCGTGTGGGTCCAGTCCGAACGCATCAGGAGCGCCGTCCTCCTCTCGATCGCGATCGGCGTCGCGAGCGGCATCGGCCTGCAGGTCTCCAGCGGCGCCGGGGCGCTCGTCAGCACCCTCCTCATCGAGGGCATCAGCGTCGTCGGCGCGTGCGCCATGGGCGTCTGGATCTCGAGCGTCGCCGGCCTGTCCGAGGAGCGCCGCAGACTCCTCGACGAGCTCCGCGCGACACAGACGTCCCTCGCCGAGGCGAACCGCACGGCGGGCATCGCCAGTGAGCGGGAGCGCCTGGCCCGGGAGATCCACGACACCGTCGCGCAGAACCTCGCCGGCATCGTGATGCTCACGGAGCGCGCGCAGAGCGACCTCGCGAGCGACCGCACCGACGCGCTCGAGGAACGCCTCACCGTCCTCGAGGAATCCGCCCGCGCAGCACTCGAGGAGTCACGCGTCCTCATCGCCGCCGGTGCCGCCGGTGTCACCCGCGACAGCCTCGGCGGCGCGCTGCACCGCCTCGGCGAGCGGCACACCCGCGAGACCGGCACGCCCGTCACGGTGGACGCGCCCGACTGCGCGCTGGGCCGCGACTCGCAGGTGGTGCTGCTCCGGGTCGCCCAGGAGGCTCTCGGCAACGTCCGCGCACACGCTCGCGCCGCCTCGGTGCACGTCGCACTGCTCCCCTCGCCCCAGCAGACCGTCCTGCGGATCGCAGACGACGGGGTCGGCTTCGACGCATCGGACCCGACCGCGGGCCACGGGCTTCGCGGCCTCCGGGAGCGGCTCGCCCTGGCGGGCGGGTCCTGCCGGATCACCAGCGGCCCTGGACGCGGCACCGTCGTCGAGGCGAGCCTGCCCGCCGGGGCCGCACCGAGCCTCCCGGCTGTCCAACACCCCGCTGCGGAGGTGACCAGGTGA